The Flavobacterium psychrotrophum region GGATCTGATACACAACCATGAATTTTATATAATGCTCCATAAGGATTTGATAATAAAATATCGTTACCTATTAATGGTTTGAATCCTATTATGTTTTCTAGAAGAGTATCATAATTAGTTGTAATTATTGATGAAATATTGTTTTTTAACTGCTTTAAAAGTTCAATTTCTTCTTTTTGTATTGATTTAAGTTCAAGGTTCTTTAAAACTGAAGCTACATATAACTTAAATCTACTTATGGGTTTACCGTTTTCTATGGACTTATAATATTCATCATTGATATCTTTCAAAGCACCATTTCTATTCTCAGTAAGAAACTGATTGAAAAGCTTTTCTACATCAGACCCTATGCTAGGGAAGTTAAAAACTCCGTTATCTATGATGTGTTTAGCTTTTATATCTAAATAATTTTCCTCATTCTTGTCAACAATTTTACATGTGCTTTTTAATAACTCATCCCAATTGAAAGCGTTATTTAAGTACCTTAAGCTTAAACCTGTTCCAACGAAGAGAACGGGATGGCTTTTAAACCCACTTACAAATTCTTTGATGTTCACAATTATTAATAATTAAGATTGATAAATATATAGGAATTTTTACTGTAGAGAAGTTGATATACCTCAACAATTCTAAAGTAATTTATTAACAAGATAATTTTGTCTAAATTATAAATTTAGGGCGATAATGAGTACAGGTAAAAATACCTGTTTTTATCGCCCAAGTAGTTTTTTAAAAAAATATGCTCTTGCGTATTTATAGTAAAGTTATTTTTCTCTACTTTTTTTGAATTCATTGACTTCAAAATCTGTAAGTGATTCGTATACTTTAGCAAAATCAGAGAGTGAATATCCCATTGCTTTTATTATCATAAATAAAGTAGAGGAACTAGGCTTGGAGTTTGCATTAAAGGCATCAGATACTGTCCCTTTGCGCATACCAATAGCTAAAGCAATTTGATTGTAGCTATCAGACAATAATTCGATGTCTTCACAATTGATAAGCTTACGTAAACTTGCAGCAGTCTTTAATTTAATATTTTCTTCTAACTCTTCTTTCACAACTGCAATTAACAATTTCTGAATAATTTTATCGGTACGCTTTGCCGTACCGATAAAAATTAATATATTTGGCTCTGTGCTATGCAAATAGTATCATTTTTGTTAAATTTGCGATTCTTCAATATTTAGTATTAGAAGCATTCGCTTTGAATCTCGTCTTAGAAAACTGGTAATTTTAAATAGGAACGAGGAGATAAGTGTAAATGCTCACGCCATACGGCGTGGGCTCACTTATTGTTCCATGGTATACCAGTACCTCTAAGGCAGTAAGCTGAGTTTAAACCCACGCCTCCTTTTTTAGGGGACAACCACTCAACTTCAATTCTTAGCGCACTTCAATGATTTCATAGTCTCGCACATACGTAATTGTTGAACTAATAGTTGCTGCCTATGATATAAAAAAATCTTTATTACGCTTTAAAGGCCTGGGAGGTACTGATTTTCTTTTGAGTTAGTGATTGGGAGTCTCAGGCTGTTTTTTCAACTAACCATTTATTGCCTTTGCTCATGTAATAAGATTACATAAAAAAGCCCTCGTACTCGATCTTGGCGGACTAGTAGAGGGCCATAGCCAACAAAACGCATCGTTTCATTTAACTTAACCAATGTATGAATTATTTTTTATTCTGCAAGGGTAGGATGGCTTTTGGGTACCCAATACTTATTGGGTGCTGCCTCCTTCTTTGCCCTGCCCCTGCCAATGCCTCGTACTCCGCTGGGTATTCAGGTCACACCTGGCAGCAACACACCATATCAGGAAACCTCCGTGATGCTTCCGGCCCTTTGCCGGGTGTCAGTATTTCTGTTAAAGGTAAGAACATGCATGCCGTTTCCACTGCTGACGGCACCTACTCCATCAATGCCGGATTACAGGATATTCTGGTCTTTGAAAGCATTGGCTATAAGACAGTGGAAATCTCAGTAGACGGACGGACAACGATTGACCTTGTACTCGAAGAAGATTCGGCCACCCTTGAGGAAGTTACTATTAACGCGGGGTATTATTCCGTAAAGCAAAAAGAAAGCACGGGCAGCATAGCCCGGATTACCTCCCGTGACATTGAGACCCAGCCGGTAACCAATGTGCTGGCCACCCTACAGGGGCGTATGGCTGGTGTTAATGTAGTACAGACCACCGGCACGCCGGGTGGGGGCTTCGATATCCAGATACGGGGGCTCAACAGCCTGCGCAGTGGCGGGAACAGCCCGCTATACATTATCGATGGTGTCCCCTATTCTTCCGAACCCATCGGCAGTGCGTCCACCGCAACGGTCCTTCCCACCCAGCCCTCGCCCCTGAACAGCATCAATCCCGAGCAGATTGCGAGCATTGAGGTGCTTAAGGATGCGGATGCCACCGCGATCTACGGCTCACGGGGCGCGAATGGCGTAGTGCTCATCACTACTAAAAAGGGTAAGGTTGGGAAGATGAAATTCACAGGCACCATGTACCAGGGGGCGGGTACCATAACCCGGAAAATGGACCTGATGGATACGCGCCAGTACCTTGAAATGCGCCGCGAAGCTTTGGCCAACGATGGCATTACGGAGTATCCCGCCGCAGCGTATGATGTCAACGGGACATGGGATCAGAGCCGTTACACCGACTGGCAGGAAGAATTACTGGGAGGCACCGCGGCGA contains the following coding sequences:
- a CDS encoding helix-turn-helix domain-containing protein, whose translation is MHSTEPNILIFIGTAKRTDKIIQKLLIAVVKEELEENIKLKTAASLRKLINCEDIELLSDSYNQIALAIGMRKGTVSDAFNANSKPSSSTLFMIIKAMGYSLSDFAKVYESLTDFEVNEFKKSREK